Below is a genomic region from Ketobacter sp. MCCC 1A13808.
ATGATGTCGATTACGGAACGATTGATAATCGGACGACCATAGACGGAAGTGACCACATTGTTTTCACGATATAATTTACCGATCATCGGAATCATTGATTCGGCAAGCGCTTCGCGGTTGATCCAGGATTGCAAATGCTGAGTAGACTTATCTGCCACGAGTTAATACCTTCTTTATTGAGTCTTGAGTACCTGATTATTTCCAAACGGACTTGCGGTACCATTCCTGTAAAGCCGTTTGCTCTAACTTCAGGGCGCCTATTATCTTTTTAATAGCACCAATTATCAATCTGACTTATCACCAGACGACTGCTTTATCGGCCAATCCCGTCAATTAACCTAGCATTTCAGCTACTTACATAGGTTTCTTTACTATCATGTAATGACTTGCATTCGCTGCTAACGTATTCTTTGCCAATAAAAAGGGTATTCGAGCCGAATAGAGACACCAAAATCAAATGAAGACACGAGATCGAATATTAGTTACTAGCTTGGAACTGTTTAATCTGTGCGGCGAGCCCAATGTCACCACCATTGATATCGCCAATGAAATGGACATCAGTCCGGGCAACCTGTACTACCACTTCCGCAATAAAGACGAAATCATCTTCGAACTGTTCCAGGCTTTCGAAACTGCAATCCATGAGGCATTACAATCACCTGCCGAAATGGGCCTGGATATGATGGACTATTGGATGTACGTCCACATGATCTTCGAAAAAATCTGGGAGCACCGATTCTTATACCGAGACCCGGCCACAATTCTGGAAAGAAATGAACGCCTGCAAAAAAAGTTCAACCGCATCCTGGAAAAGAAGCGGGAAAGCGCTCTGGTCATCGTGGAAAGAATGCGTCAGGAAAGCATGATTCAAATCAGCGCTACCGAAGCGGAGCGGCTTGCCATCAATGCAACCATGACCGTCACATATTGGCTCAATTTTCAGCACATCCGACACTTAACCGCTCACCATGAACCCGATGATCTTGGCCTCGGCGTCTATCAGGTGATGAGTTTATTTGCCCCGTATTTACCGGTTGAAGGTCGCGAAATGCTTGAAGCCGTTGCCGAAACTTACCTGGGCTCCACCTCTTCCTCCGACTCCTTTAAATAATGATGTTCAGTGGCGTTTAAAATCCTGGAAATTCGTTGCTGCAACTGCTCGTTGAAACCATCCAGATACTGGCATAGTGCGTTCGCGACCCGATGACAGGCTTCAGGACAAGTACTTGCAGAATCGATATCCGCAATTTCCATGCACACCACGTCACTAACAGTAAGCAAGCCCGCCTCTTTAACCCGGCCCCCGCGTGCCGAAGCTGATGTACTGAAATCGATACCGCCCAATGGATAGGTCAGACCGCATAACACTCTCATCAGCGAGTCCAGCTCAATCAACAGATATTTCTGGTAGCGGTTACTCATTTCAGTAATTTGCAGGGAGCAACGAAATTCCGAGCCGGATTCAACTAACAGCTGACCCAGCACCTGCGTATACGACCGTAGCCTTTGAATGCTTTCGTAACTGCGATGCAGGAAGTTCAGGGCATCGAACAAGTGCAGAAAATGCGAGTGAATTTCCTGATACGTCATTTGCAGCTGCTCTTGTACCTCCGGAGAATCCAGCGCCAACGACAAACCAATCCCGGCTTTTCGAGAGAACAGACTCTCCGCGGGCACTAAACGGGATTTGAATTCGCTTTGTTCCTTAATACTGGTAAGCCACTGCACTTCCAGTTCTTTGGAAACCTGCTGCCCAGCGCCCTTGCACTCTTCCATCACTTTTCGTGTATGCAGCAGATTCTTTCTGAATTCGTATTCACGCACTGTGTCTGCTAAATGGCCGATCTGCGCACCCTGTTTACGCAAATCATCGGACAGCAAGCAGTAGTCCTGCAGCCTGGCCTCCATGGGAAGTACACGATAATTTTCAAAATCTTCCAGGCGAATTATGCGCGAGCTACGTTCAAGCCCACAAAATACATCATGGCGTTTCGCCTTTTCCCTTTCCGCTTTTTGAGTAGATTGAATTTTCTGGGAAGAGTATAAATCCGGGTGCCGTATTCCGACGTACCGATAGTGGCCGACCGTCACCATCTTGCTGACTTTCGCGGGATCTCTCAATAAAGAAATCGCAGCCCCCAACAAAAAGCAGGCGCCTTCTTCCTGGCTGTGCTCAACATTCACAATACGCCCCAGATCCACAATTCTGCTGCGAGTCAATGGCGTAACCAGCTCTTCCATTTCCTGAATCAGGCGTGGTCTGAGTGTCAACTGCAATGTGTCGGCATGATCCACAACCAGGGCAGAGAAATTATCCGGTAATTTCTTACTGCGCCAGCTGTTAAAAAGTTCCTGATTCGCGTTCATCTGCCCGTAGTGAAGTGATCTTAAGCGAAATTGGGTGGAACGAAATTCAGTTGAGCCTGCAATACGAGCGCTAAACAGGTCGCCGGCCATATCCACTTTTCGGCTAACGTCAAAAGTCAGTGCACTTATGAAACGATAGACCAGATAAAAACTCCCCTGTACCAACACATCGAAAGGCAATATCAACTGACCGATACAGGTTTTACGTTTTCCTGTGATATCGTCTCTGCCCAGCACGTTACTCCGACCCTGTCCCGACTGAGTCAGCAGCCAACGATCGATAGCACAAAGAATCGGATAACCATGCAGTCTTGCCTCTAGGGTATAACCCGCGTAGGCATGTGCGATAACTCCGGCCAGCTGACGTGCACTTAAACCATAAAGCAGCGGCAATCCAATAACGACTTCCGGGCCGACACCGGACAACGCTTCGCGCAAACCCGCGGGTCGCAATACCAACCCCACTTCTGCGTCAAGTTTTACGCTTTGTGGTTTCGGGCCCTGCAGCAAGTCCGCGATATAATTGATGAAGGCGTGCAATTCTGGCTGAGCTTCAGGCGCTAATTCGTAATAGTTTTTCGCG
It encodes:
- a CDS encoding TetR/AcrR family transcriptional regulator; this translates as MKTRDRILVTSLELFNLCGEPNVTTIDIANEMDISPGNLYYHFRNKDEIIFELFQAFETAIHEALQSPAEMGLDMMDYWMYVHMIFEKIWEHRFLYRDPATILERNERLQKKFNRILEKKRESALVIVERMRQESMIQISATEAERLAINATMTVTYWLNFQHIRHLTAHHEPDDLGLGVYQVMSLFAPYLPVEGREMLEAVAETYLGSTSSSDSFK
- a CDS encoding M48 family metallopeptidase, with the translated sequence MLPDASNNLTATMQWNSAARKMPGAQVSGRDRILSEGYSQDDIKNGFRVDVVSPKVALGDRLKMACAALFSIVIPLGFICALFATTAYWLGLTWQTFSARGESFTLTMGVYLAGDVFLLGFIFALIRRLVLIRRGAKNYYELAPEAQPELHAFINYIADLLQGPKPQSVKLDAEVGLVLRPAGLREALSGVGPEVVIGLPLLYGLSARQLAGVIAHAYAGYTLEARLHGYPILCAIDRWLLTQSGQGRSNVLGRDDITGKRKTCIGQLILPFDVLVQGSFYLVYRFISALTFDVSRKVDMAGDLFSARIAGSTEFRSTQFRLRSLHYGQMNANQELFNSWRSKKLPDNFSALVVDHADTLQLTLRPRLIQEMEELVTPLTRSRIVDLGRIVNVEHSQEEGACFLLGAAISLLRDPAKVSKMVTVGHYRYVGIRHPDLYSSQKIQSTQKAEREKAKRHDVFCGLERSSRIIRLEDFENYRVLPMEARLQDYCLLSDDLRKQGAQIGHLADTVREYEFRKNLLHTRKVMEECKGAGQQVSKELEVQWLTSIKEQSEFKSRLVPAESLFSRKAGIGLSLALDSPEVQEQLQMTYQEIHSHFLHLFDALNFLHRSYESIQRLRSYTQVLGQLLVESGSEFRCSLQITEMSNRYQKYLLIELDSLMRVLCGLTYPLGGIDFSTSASARGGRVKEAGLLTVSDVVCMEIADIDSASTCPEACHRVANALCQYLDGFNEQLQQRISRILNATEHHYLKESEEEVEPR